The Streptomyces sp. NBC_00510 genomic interval ACGCCAGGTGGGAGCGGAGCCGCTCCGTCGTCTCGATGAAGTCACGCCAGATCCCGAGTTCTTCCGTGGTGGGCAGAGGCCCGTGTCCGCGTCCCATGACCGCCCCTCTATTTGACACGTCAATCATATCGATGCATGCTTGACGCGTCAATCACTTGGCCGCCGGACGTGGAACCGTTCCGGAGGCGGGAGGAGGGGACCATGACGCCCACTGCCTTCGAACTGGGTCTGAACTCGTTCGGAGAGATCGCGACGGACGACGGCCGCGTGCTCGGCGACGCCGAGACCGTCCGGCTGCTCGTCGAGGAGGCCGCGCTCGCCGACGCCGCGGGACTCGACGTCTTCAGCGTCGGCGAGCACTACCGGGCCGGGCACATGGACACCGCCACCCCCGTCCTGCTCTCCGCGATGGCCACCGCCACCGAGCGAATCAAGCTCGGCACCTCGGTGACCGTGCTCAGCACCAACGACCCCGTGCGGCTCTACCACGCGTTCTCCACCCTGGACGCGGTGTCGGACGGCCGCGCCCAACTCGTCCTCGGCCGGGCCTCGGTCACCGAGTCCTTCGCCCTGTTCGGCCACGACATGGCCGACTACGACCGGCTCTTCGACGAGAAGCTCGAACTGTTCATGCGCCTGCAGCAGGAGGAGACGGTCACCTGGTCCGGCACCGTCCGGTCCCCGCTGACCGACCAGCACCTGCGCCCGCGCATGCGCAAGGGCGGCATCCCCACCTGGATCGGCGTGGGCGGCAGCCCCAACTCCACGATCCGTGCCGCCCGGTACGGCCTGCCGCTGATGCTGGCGATCATCGGGGGCCGCCCGCAGCGCTTCGCCGGTCACGTCGACCTCTACCAGCGGGCGCTCCAGCAGTACGGGCACCCCGCCCAGCCCATCGGGCAGCACTCCCTGGGCCTGGTCGCCGACACCGACGAGGAGGCGATCGAGACCTGGTGGCGGTACTGGGAGCCGGTCGTGGCCGCGATCTCCGAGGAGCGTGGCTTCTACAAGCCCAGCTACGAGCGCTACCGGGCGGAACTCGTCGACGGCGCGCTGTTCGTCGGCTCCCCCGAGACGGTCGCCCGCAAGATCGCCCGGGTCGCCCGCGACCTCCACCTGGACCGCTTCGACCTCAAGTACGACATCATGCACCTGCCCCGCCAGGCCCGCGCCCGCACCATCGAGCTCCTGGGCCGGGAAGTGGCCCCGATGGTGCGTGAACTGCTCACGAAGGAACCCTCTGATGTCTGACCTCGAATTCGGCCTCGACACGTTCGGCGACGTGCCGGTGGACGACACCGGTGCCCCCGTCTCCCACGCCGCGGCGATCCGGCAGGTACTCGACGAGGCCGTCCTGGCGGACCAGATCGGCGTCGACGTCATCGCGCTCGGCGAGCACCACCGCCCCGAGTACTCCGTGTCGACCCCCGAGACCGTGCTCGCCGGCATCGCCACGCGCACCGAGCGGATCAGGCTCGCCTCCGGCGTGACCGTGCTCAGCTCCGACGACCCCGTCCGGGTCTTCCAGCGCTTCGCGACCGTCGACGCCCTCTCGCGGGGGCGGGCCGAGGTGATCCTGGGCCGCGGCTCCTTCACCGAGTCCTTCCCGCTGTTCGGGTACGACCTCAGCGACTACGACGTGCTCTTCGAGGAGAAGATCGAGCTCTTCGCGAAGCTCCTCGACGAGAAGCCGGTGACCTGGAGCGGCACCACGCGGGCGCCGCTGAAGGACGCCGACGTCTTCCCCAAGACCGAGTCCGGCCGGCTGAAGACCTGGGTCGGCGTGGGCGGCTCGCCCCAGTCCGTCGTCCGCACCGCGCGCTACGGCCTCCCGCTCATGCTCGCCATCATCGGCGGCTCCCCCACGCGCTTCGCGCCCTACATCGACCTGTACCGCCGCGCCGCCGACCAGTTCGGGACGACCGCCCACCCGGTGGGGATGCACTCCCCCGGTTTCGTCGCGGACACCGACGAGGAGGCCCGGGAGGGGTTCTGGCCGGGCTACAAGGTGATGCGCGACCGCATCGGCAAGCTGCGCGGCTGGGCCCCCGTCCGCCGCGAGGAGTACGACGCGGAGATCGAGCACGGCTCCCTCTACATCGGGTCGCCCGACACGGTCGCCCGCAAGATCGCCCAGGCCGTCGGCGACCTCGGCGTCGGCCGGTTCGACCTGATCTACACCGTGGGCCCCCAGCCGGTCGGCGCCCGCATG includes:
- a CDS encoding LLM class flavin-dependent oxidoreductase, whose translation is MTPTAFELGLNSFGEIATDDGRVLGDAETVRLLVEEAALADAAGLDVFSVGEHYRAGHMDTATPVLLSAMATATERIKLGTSVTVLSTNDPVRLYHAFSTLDAVSDGRAQLVLGRASVTESFALFGHDMADYDRLFDEKLELFMRLQQEETVTWSGTVRSPLTDQHLRPRMRKGGIPTWIGVGGSPNSTIRAARYGLPLMLAIIGGRPQRFAGHVDLYQRALQQYGHPAQPIGQHSLGLVADTDEEAIETWWRYWEPVVAAISEERGFYKPSYERYRAELVDGALFVGSPETVARKIARVARDLHLDRFDLKYDIMHLPRQARARTIELLGREVAPMVRELLTKEPSDV
- a CDS encoding LLM class flavin-dependent oxidoreductase — its product is MSDLEFGLDTFGDVPVDDTGAPVSHAAAIRQVLDEAVLADQIGVDVIALGEHHRPEYSVSTPETVLAGIATRTERIRLASGVTVLSSDDPVRVFQRFATVDALSRGRAEVILGRGSFTESFPLFGYDLSDYDVLFEEKIELFAKLLDEKPVTWSGTTRAPLKDADVFPKTESGRLKTWVGVGGSPQSVVRTARYGLPLMLAIIGGSPTRFAPYIDLYRRAADQFGTTAHPVGMHSPGFVADTDEEAREGFWPGYKVMRDRIGKLRGWAPVRREEYDAEIEHGSLYIGSPDTVARKIAQAVGDLGVGRFDLIYTVGPQPVGARMRAVELFGTKVIPMVRDILAD